TTAGGACGAGAAGAGAGTCAGAAAATGAACCATCGTCAccaatatacatataatcacatatttttttattttattttcacattATTTTCTTGGCCACCACCCGTTGattcaatattatataattggGAACACGATTTATGTAATTACAATTGAGACATCATAAatcatctttttattttttctgaatGTATATTGAGTTTATTGGTGAACTGCCCTTTTCAATATTGCAAAAAACATTAGGTGAATGTACTGAGTTTATTGTTGAAGGGCCTTTTTCAatattgcaaaaaaaaaaattccgatTTACGAGAAATCGTAGCCATTGATTGTGATGGGGCATATGAAAGAtcgaccctttttttttacggTCGACAAAATCGACCTTAATTAAGATGGTGGATTTTGATATGAAACTTGTTCCTCCAATTAGAAAGAAGATGCGAAAttcagattaaaaaaaatcactgaAATTCTAAAAaccgattttctttttaatcttCTTAGTTTTCCAATTAATGCCATATTAGTTTATTGATTGAGATTAATTCCTCCTCGAACATCAACTTACTCCGACCAAAATGAACGTATTTTGTCTCTCGGTTATAAGAGAGTGCCACTGACCTAATACGTATAATGTCtttcattggtcactttgcgTTCAAAGGTCATTTATTATTTCCATTCCTACTCCCGCGGGGGAAGGCAGCTTACCTTCCAAAAGTCAACTGGTTGACTTCTCTAATCTCTTTCATTTGCCTCTTAGAAACCGTTATTGAACAGTAGACCATCAAAAATGTTAAACGTCGAGCCCTAGGGAGGCCACTGACTCTCTTCAACTTCGGCCCAATATTGCAGTGACCTCAGGCATAAGAGAAACGGGTTTAACCCGGCCGACGATTCGCCTCAGCGCATCTAAGGTACCGCttacaaacaccttgtctcgGTCGTCATCCAGTACGATTGCCCATGTTACTGAATTTCTATGTTAAATTGACTCATGGTTCTTCCATGGTGGTTAGAACGGGGAAATATCTCGACCTGGCATCCCCCTTAAGTTTTCTCGGAATGTTAACTAATGACAAGATCCTCGTTACTTCATCGAACAGGGGAAAGAATCATGAAAAGAAACTCAATAACACGAATTTTTTCTGAGGAATGCATGAGAATGGCCAAAAAGAAAGTATATCACTTACAAgcgtgtgtgtgtatatatatatatatatatatatattcattgatCCATTCCTCTTCAAAGAAGcaaagcaaaaacaaaaagggaaTATGCTAAAGCCTTCCTCTGGCATAAAGCTCTGCTCTAATTAGTCTATCCAAATGTATTAGAGGATGGCCAGATCATCCAATTATCAGTATCCGTTGGAGTAGCCCATGTAATTGATCGATCGTGACCGTATGTTGTGGTGGTTATACATCGGGTCTCCATAATCGACGGCTTTTATCACCATTGCCTCTCTCCGCCCGTCTTGTTCCTGGACAGCTCCAAACACGACCTCATTTGTCTCGCAGTTCTTCTCGTAGTATGTCTGAGGGTTCGACGAGAAGTGCCTGTCGATAGTGCAGACTGCATGAGTCGGTCCTGAGCCGATATAATGTACTTGAATGACTACTGCACGATTAAAATGCCATAAACATCCTTAAACAATTCTGCACATTAGCAGTTTAACTGTGTCATCACCTGCTGTGATGTTGTTGCCTGTGCTGAGCCAATGGCTGCTGCTGATGTACTTCGGGTTGGGGCCTGCGGTAGTCTCCGACTGGCCAATTATTACCACCTGGGGCATGGATTTGCCCCGAAGTTTCACTCCTTTCCATCTCATTGTAAGTCGTAAACGGGTAGGTTCTCTTGAGATGCGGAGCTCGGCCTCGCGGTTCCATAGGAGGCGGCTCGTCCTCCTCGGGGATAAAAAAGGTCTCCTGTCTTGGATAATTGCGGGCCTTCGTCCTCCTGGAAGAACTCGTGAACAGCCCCGCGATTATTTCAGCCATGGATGAGCCAGTGTTGATGATGAGCTTCGCAGCAGAAATAAAGAGGCCGTCGTCGGTCTCTTCGGATTCATTATCATCCTCCGGCGGAATAAATGGGGCCCTGACTGATTTAGGCGGCATCTGATATGGTGGCATCGGTGAACATGTCTTCTTCACTATTGGAGCTCTTAAATCCTACAGAAGGGTAACAAAATTATCAGCAGAAGTTTCAAACAAGCATTCCTGAGTTGGGAAATAACGCTATCAACAATTTCTCGAGAATGATCGTTTCTAGTTTCTACATACATTTATACTTGATTTTCAGCTAAAAGGGTGTAGAGattattttttgcattcagAAATAACGATAAATCCACACCTAAAGTAGAGTCCTATTATACACTTGGAAAAGGCAGATGTTTATCTATCCCGAATTACTCACATTCTTGGAAGAAAACATCGCTCGAACCCTTTGCTGCAGCAGTGCAAGCATGTAACCGAAAAATCCAGCAGCAACAAGCACTGCTACTCCTGCAGTTCATACAAAATTTGTAGATAGTCGACTTTCTCTAATTCCAGGAAAGTTAATGATGATACACTCGAGATCGGAAGAATCGAGTCTATACCTAGATGGAAACTGCCACCATCTTCATGGGAATTACAATCGTCTTGATGAAGCTGAATTTCTCGAATAGCTTGGTCTCCTCTGTCTACTACCATAAGAGAACAACTGATGCCCACATAAAACACATCAAAGTCATTTGAGAACTTCGCATCCTCACTCGGACCATCCACATGGCCTCCTCCTCGGCCCCATTTTCCGCCGGCTATTGTTGATATCCCTGCaccaagaaagaaaagatataCATATCCGCCACATATATTTTTGGAATCAGAAAGAGCATTTCCAGGAAACTGTAGTGTTTTCCAAAAAATGGAAGACATGATGATTCTACCCAAATCACTGATCTTCCGAATGGCCATATTCATTGCATCAGCGATGTAAATGTTGCCTCTGTCATCGACTGCTAGACCCTTGGGATGGTTCAGTCTTCCTTCTCGGGCCCTCCCGTCCACATGACCTGAATAACCTTCGGGCGACCCAGCAACGAGCTTAGGCCTGCTATCTGCAGTAAACCGACTCAACTGTTCAGTGCGTGTGAGTTTGGATGCAGAGTTCGATCGATCAAATAAAGCTTCATGATGAAGGAATGTGGTCAAAGAGTGCTCGATAAGTTTTAACTAATCAGTCTTTAATGGATTCTAATCCTTCTCTCTGGTAAAGAGAGAAGATGAAGTATTCAGTCAGAAATTAAACTTATGCTCCTAATCTAATCCTTCTTAAAGTGATGTCTTCAGGAGAACAAAAGCATTACGGACACTTTTTGGTCGACTACGAGGCGTTCTCAGACTGTTTACAAGATTAATCAACGCAGGGGTGTCAGTTTGCACGTCATAGACACTTTTATTAAACCTTAAGAACAACAAGGGttaatggttaaaaaaaatcacaaactttgcactttttctcaaatttagcaccaatttttttaaatgacaCGTAAAATCACAAATTCACATTTCGTTCTCAAATCTAGCATTCTTTCAATGTTGATTTTAACGGATTTTACTTAATGGCGCCACATGGCTCATTTGGGGTGGGCGGCGGCCGCGATCGAGGCGCTACTAGCACCAATCGAGAGCAGCCCCAAAATTGGGGTTTTCTCAACTGGGGCCGATGTTGCCTCTATCTCAGTTGCTACCCTCCAATTGAGGTCGGCGGCAACGGGGGTCAAGGCCCCACTAGCCCCAATCGAGAAAACCCCCGAAATTGGGGGTTCTCTCGATTGGGGCTTGTGGCGCCTCGATCACGGCTGCAATGCCCCCAATCGGGATTGTCGGCGACGACAGAGGCCGCCGTAGACCCCGACTGTGGAGGTGGCAGCCGCGATTACCGTGGCCACCAACCCCcttcgatttttctttttttttcttttttttattttcagaataattaattattaaataaattcaatGTGATCCACTCATCCAATCTAAATCCGCCACGTGACGCCGTTAAGTAAAATCCGTTAAAACTAATGGGAAGATTAACCGAATGCTAGATTTAAGAACGAAAGATGAGTTGATGATTTTACATGTCATTTCAAAAAGTTCGTGCTACAtttgagaaaaagtgtaaagttGGTGATTTTTTCAGCAATTAACCCAAACAACAAAAACAAAGTACTAATCTTCCAAACATTTGAGAATAATTTAGGATAATATAGACAAGGTTTCCTAGTCTTCAAGCAAAGTCCTTTCTCCCTTGTGCCAAGCATAAAAAAAGTTGATATATGATACTTTTGTCTCCCTCTCTATGCATGTTTGTAACTTCCCGGGAAAGACTCTGGAGCAATCAACGACAAAAGAAAACTTACGGCTAGACAATGGAATCGAGATCTTGTAGATGTTACTGTTATCAGAGTCCAGCACTAGAAGCTCCCCATCACCGGACACCTCAATGGAGTATGGTTCAATTCCGAGCTTGCTTCCATCAAAAACCGTCTCGACTGTGTATCCACCCTCGAACTTCATCATTGAACGGCCAGAAACCTCTGGAAAGAACAGCCAAAGCCCCATTTATCAAAAACATGCCATATAATGTTTTGGGTGTGAGCTCATTACAGAATACGGAATGCAATTAGATGCAAGCTCATTACGGAACACGGACTGCCCATGTACCTGTTTTGGGTGTGGACTGAAGCGACCAAAGCCACTTGACAAGTGCCGACACCACGTTTGAGACCGCACTACTAATTATCTCTGCGAGTCGAATATAAAGATCAAGCTTGATCAGAGTCatgagagaggaagaaaatcATACAAATGAGCATGTATGACTCCAAACAAGAACACAAAGACGAAATCTGAGCTTAGCGTACTTGCGGGTGGAGAGGCTGAAGCTGATGAGACCCCGCCGAAAAGAACAGCAAGAATGAGAACAGGAACAACCCAATTTCTGCTCATTTTTCCTTCTCCTCTTCGTCTTCAGATGAACATCACAAGAGAGAAATCTTGCATTTCAAGAATCCTTGCAACTGTTCATCAATTGCgaaaagagaatggaggagaCAAACAGGTGGTAGTAAAATTTTGGGGAAGCTTTTATAGGGAGCAGAATGGAGGAGTTCAGCTCAGAGAAGATAAAGTGTAAAAAGTAGCAAAagccagagagagagagagagagagagagagacaggaGAGAATCGTAAGAACTGTTCCTGTCTTGTCTTCTGTTGGTATCAGCTTTTGCTCACCCATGGCTGTTCAGTTATTTAGTTACACTACATACTGTTATGTGGAAAACAACAGTCTTAAGGCCATCCAGGTATCGCCTCCCGCACAAAAGCCAgaacttcgggtcccgggGCAGAGTAAGTTAGGTAGGGGTCCACACCCATTCATGACGAAACTACCCGAGCCTGTTCCTACGGGCTGCTCATGCTTTGTGCAGTCGGATTATCTCAGATCCCGCGTCTGGATGATCTCGCGGAGGTCTTCAGGGTAAAGCCTCATCTAATCGCAGGGTCATAATGACTCTTCCTGGCATGGTGACTATGCCCAGAAAAAGGAAGTGAAACGTGCTTCAGCCGTAAAATACTGCTTCAGTATACTGTCactttttatcttctttcccTCTTGGACTAGCTCTCATTCCCTTGGACCATTCAACcaagaaaagggaagaaagTCGGGAAAAACTTCTTATTAACTCATCTTCGACGGCGGCGACTAGATCAGGAATTCGAGTTTTTATGCGATCGGAGAATATGGATTACGAGATGAGCAAGATGGAGAACATATGGCTGGAAAATTTGTATAGACTGATTGATTTCCTCCGACAATTCCTCTGCTCTGCATACATGTTAGCTTTTTTCTATAGCAGCAGGGGCAATCAACATACGAAaccctcctttttcttttctaccaTGTACAATAATATTACTCGATACGCTGGAGTATATTCTACATACAAACAGCTCGGTCAAACCTGATACACCATCCCGACCTCGAGTGTCGATGCATGAGGAATGCTCAGCGCATAGCTTGGGCCCCTCGAGTTCCTCCTCAGAAAATCGTACCCGAAATTGATCACAAGCCTCTTCATCAGGCTCGACCCTCTTTTCGCCCTCACATAGGAGTGACCCATTATAAATGCCATGCCCGCCTCCCGCGCCTCCATCAGTTCCTTTAACTCCACCTTCGTATCCCGGTCCATTTCCTGAGATTCAGGCACAAGAAACCTCACCCGTTTCCTCGGTTTATTGTTTTCCGTAGACTTTATCTCATCCAGTTCTACAGAATTATCTCCCTTCGAGGACAATTCAGAAATAACATCCTCTTCACACAGTTGGACGCCTTCCAAGTTAGAGGATGAAGTCCCAACGACTGTCAGTTTCTCGTCGTCTGGGTCATCGACGACCCTGAGAATGCATTCTGACGTCTCTGACCTCACGAACTCCGCTATACTGCAAAAGAGATCCCTCTCAAACTCTAGATCATCCTTATGGACATCGCGGTACCCGTAACGGGCTATACACCGGTAAACCCGGTACTCCTTTGGGCCAACCCGGCCCACGAGGAACCGTTCCTCTGGCCCCACATGCGGCACCGGGACGGATTTGATGCAGAGGAACACCACAACCTGGTGGAAAGCAGGGAGGTTTGTGACAAAGTGGGAGAAGATAGCAGGGATCCCAGAGACGAGTTCGGTGTTTATCAAGCCGATCCCTCGTACCCGGACGATCCCAAGATTACTGCCCAGGCCCAGGAGCCAGTTGATGGGGACTTTGTTGTGGACGTCAAACTCATACTTCTTGAGTGTACCATAGTGCCACACGTACATCAGGGCCATGAAGATGAGCGAGAGGGCAACAGGGACCCATGCTCCCTCGAGGAACTTGATAAGGGACGCCGAGAAATAGAGTGCTTCGATCGTgccaaagaagaaaatgaagcaAACAGCAAGGAGTACGCTCTTGTGCCAGCACAGAACAATGACCAGGGACATCAGGCAGGTGGTCACGAGCATAACGGTAATAACCGCCAAACCTATAGGGTGAATACAAAGGTGAGACATGAATAAGAAAGTCTTTCCAACAATCTGTTGACATCTATTCTTATTCCTGGACAAGCTTGGAATAATATTAAGTACCT
Above is a window of Punica granatum isolate Tunisia-2019 chromosome 7, ASM765513v2, whole genome shotgun sequence DNA encoding:
- the LOC116215384 gene encoding uncharacterized protein LOC116215384 isoform X1 yields the protein MSRNWVVPVLILAVLFGGVSSASASPPAKIISSAVSNVVSALVKWLWSLQSTPKTEVSGRSMMKFEGGYTVETVFDGSKLGIEPYSIEVSGDGELLVLDSDNSNIYKISIPLSSHSRPKLVAGSPEGYSGHVDGRAREGRLNHPKGLAVDDRGNIYIADAMNMAIRKISDLGISTIAGGKWGRGGGHVDGPSEDAKFSNDFDVFYVGISCSLMVVDRGDQAIREIQLHQDDCNSHEDGGSFHLGVAVLVAAGFFGYMLALLQQRVRAMFSSKNDLRAPIVKKTCSPMPPYQMPPKSVRAPFIPPEDDNESEETDDGLFISAAKLIINTGSSMAEIIAGLFTSSSRRTKARNYPRQETFFIPEEDEPPPMEPRGRAPHLKRTYPFTTYNEMERSETSGQIHAPGGNNWPVGDYRRPQPEVHQQQPLAQHRQQHHSRHFSSNPQTYYEKNCETNEVVFGAVQEQDGRREAMVIKAVDYGDPMYNHHNIRSRSINYMGYSNGY
- the LOC116215384 gene encoding uncharacterized protein LOC116215384 isoform X2 — translated: MSRNWVVPVLILAVLFGGVSSASASPPAKIISSAVSNVVSALVKWLWSLQSTPKTEVSGRSMMKFEGGYTVETVFDGSKLGIEPYSIEVSGDGELLVLDSDNSNIYKISIPLSSHSRPKLVAGSPEGYSGHVDGRAREGRLNHPKGLAVDDRGNIYIADAMNMAIRKISDLGISTIAGGKWGRGGGHVDGPSEDAKFSNDFDVFYVGISCSLMVVDRGDQAIREIQLHQDDCNSHEDGGSFHLGVAVLVAAGFFGYMLALLQQRVRAMFSSKNDLRAPIVKKTCSPMPPYQMPPKSVRAPFIPPEDDNESEETDDGLFISAAKLIINTGSSMAEIIAGLFTSSSRRTKARNYPRQETFFIPEEDEPPPMEPRGRAPHLKRTYPFTTYNEMERSETSGQIHAPGGNNWPVGDYRRPQPEVHQQQPLAQHRQQHHSSSHSSTLYRLRTDSCSLHYRQALLVEPSDILREELRDK
- the LOC116215384 gene encoding uncharacterized protein LOC116215384 isoform X3, with the translated sequence MSRNWVVPVLILAVLFGGVSSASASPPAKIISSAVSNVVSALVKWLWSLQSTPKTEVSGRSMMKFEGGYTVETVFDGSKLGIEPYSIEVSGDGELLVLDSDNSNIYKISIPLSSHSRPKLVAGSPEGYSGHVDGRAREGRLNHPKGLAVDDRGNIYIADAMNMAIRKISDLGISTIAGGKWGRGGGHVDGPSEDAKFSNDFDVFYVGISCSLMVVDRGDQAIREIQLHQDDCNSHEDGGSFHLGVAVLVAAGFFGYMLALLQQRVRAMFSSKNDLRAPIVKKTCSPMPPYQMPPKSVRAPFIPPEDDNESEETDDGLFISAAKLIINTGSSMAEIIAGLFTSSSRRTKARNYPRQETFFIPEEDEPPPMEPRGRAPHLKRTYPFTTYNEMERSETSGQIHAPGGNNWPVGDYRRPQPEVHQQQPLAQHRQQHHSRTDSCSLHYRQALLVEPSDILREELRDK